In one Coccinella septempunctata chromosome 6, icCocSept1.1, whole genome shotgun sequence genomic region, the following are encoded:
- the LOC123315982 gene encoding zinc finger SWIM domain-containing protein 8 homolog has translation MLCKLFPENVLSEVVLCLKLAAAGNLPGGDGDVAPGILEWEEVSFEDSDRFEEDSLCSWSSEPESLCNNWRGWKKPSNGSTNFFGTNRKSSEDPPSVVPSLTELAAKCVASHIPFELVEHVFPPVPELLQQRIAFWSFPDNEEDIRLYSCLANGSAEEFTRGENLFKNHMVKESLQIGFHLSANVLMQSPRGVHKVAITFDRRRISSCNCTCNSTAYWCSHIVAVCLTRIHLPDTVILRAPVSESLSRLKREQLQKFAQYLISELPQQILPTAQKILDELLGSQPSAINSVCGAPDPTAGASANDQTSWYLDEKALHDNIKKILIKFCVPAPIVFSDVNYLSTVAPPAAAEWTSLLRPLRGREPEGMWNLLSIVREMFKRNDRNAIPLLEIITEECMACDQILMWWFNTKVALLSGNSGYGIGGGSKHNNVNSNTHASQHACSSLCDEVVVLWRLAALNPGLAPHERDMLHNRFTTWHMKILEKVSKFRTGSSNQSSNKNISLKMDLEVFTGFKSAIEACYLDWDDYPMPGITYTNDLNPMYHCPFTCFRHSSDNQDNVTQVNSSKAVLNCEHPQSSTHIHHHHHHHHHHNPWLRYNYPNAISMNPVEYPAHSHGGGARDGNRSSVSSEGFCENDDDVNIMREARENERFDSDSQEGGGSDSSSNISRRGRKDVREPGISDSDRSSNYRTNPPTSNVDEWTQNAASTSRRPSKDESTSSTNSESPPSGDEYNVYFFNAKERDTFSNANQKSEKQEETDNKDTMFSSIKKCDDPWDVLFSRAEGLHAHGHSRDACILGVKLAEELLAHPPDLMIDIPPIPKRKGKKQHINPATHQLSCLASATLGKCAFLCSVLAENPEYSHLAFKVGMFGLQMARPPASTKPLEVKLANQESELVNLLKRIPLGHKELQILRDLANQLKESTLKSKGEAMLPLLLANFIFDSLVVPNVVGRDRLKMMSSRLPSDEVLGFEAAVNALGLKANVSEADHPLLCEGTRRQRGDLAIALLTFYKDDPWKIARIMDKLLDREVHVLLKSPIVSSYYSNNPPIKTQYSNWRREDSDKLLPLNQYCPPVEILQPDPNCCSRPHSSTSAEVEQGMACLSLNQAGSVPSQNLSLPTNNRSKEIRYKGKRIYPSIPNQPSEAGAHFMFEMAKTVLNKAGGSSSTSLFTQPSTSQNHHGPNRALHMCAFQLGLYALGLHNCVSPNWLSRTYSSHVSWITGQAMEIGTAAISFLIETWEGHLTPPEAASMADRASRGCDPHMVRAAAELALSCLPHAHALNPNEIQRAILQCKEQSDEMLEHACLTVEGAAKGGGVYPEVLFQVAKYWYELYVRKTPGGEHIMENEIPHDALVDPHGALVAIIESGPQEVQLPPPTNPPPVLPNNSVVVTTAPPPYQVATTLSPMGMSIPYVSHYNLLHPQHPHHVSYGGPIHPQAVPIHQPPPTHVPLYPFQYPPPGTSAQFNPSAPPPPYSLPPPPPTTFPINTSTVPPYPITAPPPNQANYAQNQQSTYSNMPANGPPPHQIPPNIQYYGTTVTISQPSPNMNVPGGHIYPFSLPPPPPPQALRTTHRQPQQLNQTQLRYLLTAYRVGMLALETLARRVHDDRPQAKYARNPPYGEDVKWLLRISKHLGTQYLHHFCVCAVNSIVSPFVLHDVAIEAAQYLSRNNPSLVMQHLRTALTPLVQKCQQMYIQCMHQKLYHLTSSDYDDFVNIVCAARAAFLITPEGSTQFKEWLQSIRRSKSCKKDLWAQINTALQANTK, from the exons ATGTTATGTAAGCTGTTCCCAGAAAATGTGCTG TCAGAGGTAGTTCTTTGTTTGAAACTGGCGGCGGCCGGAAACCTCCCCGGTGGTGACGGCGACGTTGCGCCCGGGATTTTGGAATGGGAGGAAGTCTCCTTTGAGGACTCCGACCGTTTCGAAGAGGATTCTCTTTGTAGCTGGAGTTCAGAGCCTGAGAGCCTGTGCAACAACTGGAGAGGGTGGAAAAAGCCTTCCAATGGCTCGACCAACTTCTTCGGGACGAATAGGAAGTCTTCAGAAG ATCCACCTAGTGTTGTACCCTCCCTGACAGAATTAGCAGCAAAATGTGTGGCGTCTCATATTCCGTTCGAGCTAGTGGAGCATGTATTCCCACCTGTACCGGAATTACTTCAGCAGCGAATTGCATTCTGGAGTTTTCCGGACAACGAGGAAGATATCAGGTTGTATTCCTGCCTTGCCAATGGATCTGCAGAAGAATTTACGAGGGGCgaaaatttgttcaaaaatcaTATGGTCAAAGAGTCTCTGCAAATTG GTTTCCACCTTTCCGCAAATGTGTTAATGCAATCGCCTCGTGGGGTTCATAAAGTGGCAATCACTTTTGACAGAAGAAGGATTTCATCATGTAACTGTACTTGCAACTCTACCGCCTATTGGTGTTCTCACATAGTTGCAGTCTGTCTCACTAGGATTCATTTG CCGGATACGGTCATATTAAGGGCACCAGTGTCAGAATCTTTATCGAGACTCAAACGTGAACAACTTCAGAAATTTGCACAGTATCTGATCAGTGAGCTGCCACAACAAATTTTGCCAACGGCACAGAAAATATTAGATGAACTGCTTGGATCTCAGCCGTCAGCTATAAATTCTGTATGTGGAGCCCCCGATCCTACAGCTGGTGCTTCAGCGAACGATCAAACGTCTTGGTATTTGGACGAGAAGGCCCTCCATGATAATATCAAGAAAATCCTCATCAAATTCTGCGTGCCAGCACCAATAGTCTTCAG TGATGTGAATTACCTGAGTACGGTAGCACCACCTGCAGCAGCAGAATGGACATCACTTCTGAGACCCTTACGGGGAAGGGAGCCTGAGGGAATGTGGAATTTGCTCAGTATAGTAAGGGAGATGTTCAAAAGGAACGACAGAAATGCAATACCCCTATTGGAGATAATCACCGAGGAATGCATGGCCTGTGATCAAATACTGATGTGGTGGTTCAATACAAAGGTGGCACTTTTGAGCGGAAACTCCGGATATGGCATTGGCGGTGGCAGTAAGCATAACAACGTAAATAGCAATACTCATGCCTCACAACATGCTTGCTCCTCCTTATGCGACGAAGTTGTTGTACTTTGGAGATTAGCTGCCCTCAACCCTGGTTTGGCGCCCCATGAGAGAGACATGTTGCATAATCGCTTCACAACATGGCATATGAAGATTTTAGAGAAG GTTAGTAAGTTCAGAACAGGATCGTCTAACCAATCCTCGAATAAAAATATCTCCCTCAAGATGGATTTGGAAGTATTCACAGGATTCAAATCAGCAATAGAGGCGTGCTATCTGGACTGGGATGATTATCCAATGCCTGGGATTACGTATACTAACGATTTGAATCCTATGTATCATTGTCCTTTCACATGTTTTCGTCATAGTAGCGATAACCAGGACAATGTCACTCAG GTAAATTCTAGCAAGGCAGTTTTGAATTGCGAACATCCTCAAAGTTCAACACACATTCACCATCATCATCACCACCACCATCACCATAATCCTTGGTTACGTTACAATTATCCGAACGCAATAAGCATGAATCCAGTGGAGTATCCCGCACATTCGCATGGTGGGGGCGCGAGAGATGGCAACAGATCAAGTGTCAGTAGTGAAGGATTTTGCGAGAACGATGACGATGTTAATATAATGCGGGAAGCGAGAGAAAACGAACGGTTTGATTCAGACTCACAAGAGGGTGGTGGTAGCGATTCATCTAGCAATATTAGCAGGAGGGGCAGAAAGGACGTACGCGAACCAGGAATCAGTGATAGCGATAGAAGTAGTAATTATAGAACAAACCCTCCTACCTCAAACGTGGACGAGTGGACTCAAAATGCCGCTTCCACTTCGAGAAGGCCATCCAAGGATGAGTCGACGAGTTCCACTAATTCCGAGTCGCCACCATCTGGCGATGAGTATAACGTCTACTTCTTTAACGCCAAAGAGCGTGATACTTTCAGCAACGCGAACCAGAAATCTGAGAAACAGGAAGAGACGGATAACAAAGATACGATGTTTTCAAGTATCAAGAAGTGCGACGATCCTTGGGACGTGTTATTTTCCAGGGCAGAAGGTTTGCATGCGCACGGTCACAGTAGGGACGCCTGTATATTGGGAGTGAAACTTGCTGAAGAATTGTTAGCACATCCACCGGACCTGATGATCGATATCCCGCCAATTCCAAAGCGTAAAGGAAAGAAGCAACACATCAATCCTGCCACACATCAGCTGAGCTGTTTAGCTTCGGCTACTTTGGGAAAATGTGCCTTCCTCTGTTCAGTGTTGGCTGAAAATCCGGAGTATTCACATTTGGCATTCAAAGTTG GTATGTTTGGTTTACAAATGGCAAGACCGCCTGCTAGTACAAAACCTCTAGAAGTGAAACTAGCTAATCAAGAATCGGAGTTGGTGAATCTTCTGAAAAGGATACCCTTGGGACATAAAGAGTTGCAAATATTGCGAGATCTAGCGAATCAGCTGAAAGAGAGTACTCTGAAATCCAAGGGTGAAGCGATGCTACCTCTCCTTCTAGCTAATTTCATATTCGATTCTCTTGTCGTACCAAATGTTGTTGGTAGGGACCGATTAAAAATGATGAGTTCAAGGCTACCATCTGATGAAGTTCTAGGATTTGAAGCTGCCGTTAATGCTTTGG gTCTGAAAGCGAATGTTTCTGAAGCGGATCATCCATTATTATGCGAAGGAACCAGAAGGCAAAGAGGAGATCTGGCTATAGCGCTCCTAACCTTCTACAAGGACGATCCCTGGAAAATAGCTAGAATAATGGATAAGCTGTTGGATAGGGAAGTTCATGTACTCTTGAAATCTCCCATTGTGAGCTCATATTACTCCAACAATCCTCCCATAAAAACCCAATACTCAAACTGGAGAAGGGAAGATTCCGATAAGCTTTTGCCTCTGAATCAGTATTGTCCACCAGTGGAAATTTTACAACCAGATCCGA ATTGTTGCAGTAGACCTCACAGTTCTACTAGCGCGGAAGTCGAACAAGGAATGGCGTGCCTCAGTCTGAACCAAGCCGGTTCCGTTCCATCTCAAAACTTATCTTTGCCGACGAATAATCGCAGCAAAGAGATTCGTTACAAAGGGAAACGAATCTATCCGTCGATACCAAACCAACCGTCTGAAGCGGGCGCGCATTTCATGTTCGAAATGGCGAAAACGGTTCTGAACAAAGCAGGTGGCAGCAGCAGTACGTCGCTGTTTACACAGCCGTCTACTAGTCAAAACCATCACGGACCGAATAGGGCACTTCATATGTGCGCATTCCAGTTAGGATTGTACGCTTTGGGATTACACAATTGCGTGAGTCCCAACTGGCTCAGTAGGACGTATTCTTCGCATGTGTCCTGGATTACAG GACAAGCCATGGAAATTGGAACCGCTGCAATTTCTTTccttattgaaacttgggagggcCATCTCACGCCCCCAGAAGCAGCAAGTATGGCCGATAGAGCTTCTAGAGGATGTGATCCGCATATGGTTAGGGCCGCTGCAGAATTGGCTTTATCGTGCCTTCCACATGCCCACGCACTGAATCCCAACGAAATTCAAAGAGCAATACTTCAATGTAAAGAACAAAGCGACGAAATGCTAGAACATGCGTGTCTTACGGTTGAAGGTGCAGCAAAAGGAGGTGGAGTTTACCCAGAAGTCCTGTTTCAAGTCGCGAAATACTGGTACGAATTGTATGTACGTAAGACTCCAGGTGGTGAACATATTATGGAGAACGAAATACCCCACGACGCATTGGTGGATCCTCATGGAGCCTTAGTGGCGATTATTGAGTCTGGTCCTCAAGAAGTGCAGTTACCTCCTCCTACAAATCCTCCTCCTGTGTTACCGAACAATTCCGTTGTTGTAACTACTGCCCCGCCACCGTATCAAGTAGCAACAACTTTATCTCCTATGGGAATGTCCATTCCATATGTTAGTCATTATAATCTTCTTCATCCTCAACATCCTCATCATGTTAGTTATGGGGGCCCTATACACCCTCAGGCAGTACCCATTCATCAACCACCTCCCACACATGTTCCACTATATCCATTTCAATATCCACCTCCAGGAACTAGTGCACAATTTAATCCATCAGCGCCTCCTCCTCCATATAGCCTACCACCCCCGCCACCTACCACTTTTCCCATTAACACTTCTACTGTCCCACCATATCCAATTACTGCACCTCCTCCAAACCAAGCTAATTATGCCCAAAATCAGCAATCGACCTATAGTAACATGCCAGCTAATGGCCCTCCTCCTCATCAAATACCTCCAAATATTCAGTATTACGGTACAACAGTAACAATATCACAGCCATCTCCCAATATGAATGTACCTGGTGGTCACATTTATCCCTTTTCACTTCCACCTCCTCCCCCGCCGCAAGCTCTCAGGACCACTCACAGACAACCCCAACAGCTGAATCAGACTCAGCTTAGATATTTGCTCACTGCATACAGAGTTGGAATGTTGGCACTGGAAACTTTGGCCAGAAGAGTCCATGATGACAGACCCCAAGCGAAATATGCTAGAAACCCACCTTATGGAGAAGATGTTAAATGGTTGTTGAGGATTTCGAAGCACCTAG GTACCCAGTATCTCCATCATTTCTGCGTCTGCGCTGTCAATTCTATAGTTAGTCCATTTGTATTACACGATGTTGCGATTGAAGCTGCTCAGTATCTTTCGAGGAATAATCCGAGCCTAGTGATGCAACATCTGCGCACAGCTTTGACGCCGTTAGTGCAGAAGTGCCAGCAAATGTATATACAGTGTATGCATCAAAAGCTCTATCATCTCACATCTTCGGATTATGATGATTTTGTGAATATCGTTTGCGCTGCTAGAGCGGCATTCTTGATCACTCCAGAAGGAAGTACTCAATTCAAGGAATGGTTACAGTCTATTCGAAG ATCAAAATCTTGCAAGAAGGATCTCTGGGCGCAAATTAATACTGCCTTGCAAGCTAATACCAAATGA